A DNA window from Deltaproteobacteria bacterium contains the following coding sequences:
- a CDS encoding UDP-glucose/GDP-mannose dehydrogenase family protein, translating to MNICIVGVGYVGLVTGACFAEFGVHVTCVDNDEEKIRILNSGEVPFYEPGLKELIHKNVQQGRLAFSTDASEAIHQALVIFIAVGTPSAKDGSADLSYIREVAATIGRNLTGYKVIVTKSTVPVGTGEMIADIITKERQSTTAFDVVSNPEFLREGSAIEDFMRPNRIVIGASSDQAIAIMQDLYRPLYLIETPFIITDVATAEMIKYASNAFLATKISFINEMATICERVGADVHQVAKGMGLDGRIGSKFLHPGPGFGGSCFPKDVLAIDRIAEQHGYAFEIVRAVMRVNEKQKERMVEKIMAGLNGVAGKLIAVLGLTFKPNTDDMREAPSIAIIRALQEQGARIRAYDPAGMQEARKFLDNIEYATDAYEAARDANALVIITEWNQFRNLHWERMKELLTEPVVFDLRNIYEPDRMASRGFRYFCVGRQSFTQESPR from the coding sequence ATGAACATCTGTATCGTGGGAGTTGGTTATGTGGGGCTGGTTACAGGTGCGTGTTTTGCAGAGTTCGGAGTGCACGTCACCTGTGTGGACAATGACGAGGAAAAAATACGCATTCTCAATAGTGGCGAGGTGCCCTTTTATGAGCCCGGATTGAAGGAGCTGATTCACAAGAATGTGCAGCAGGGACGATTAGCTTTCAGCACGGATGCCAGTGAGGCCATACACCAGGCGCTGGTGATCTTTATTGCTGTGGGAACTCCCTCGGCAAAAGACGGCAGTGCTGACCTCAGTTACATTCGAGAAGTTGCTGCCACCATTGGCAGGAATCTCACGGGCTACAAGGTCATTGTTACCAAGAGTACGGTTCCTGTAGGGACCGGCGAGATGATAGCGGACATTATCACCAAGGAGCGGCAGTCCACAACAGCCTTTGATGTGGTGTCGAATCCGGAGTTCCTCAGAGAAGGTTCTGCCATAGAAGACTTCATGCGACCAAATAGAATCGTAATCGGCGCCAGCAGTGATCAGGCGATTGCCATCATGCAGGATCTCTACCGGCCTCTCTATCTGATCGAAACACCGTTTATTATCACAGACGTGGCCACGGCGGAGATGATCAAGTATGCTTCCAACGCCTTCTTGGCCACCAAGATTTCTTTCATCAATGAAATGGCCACCATATGTGAACGGGTAGGGGCAGACGTGCACCAGGTTGCCAAAGGCATGGGGTTGGATGGGCGAATCGGCTCCAAGTTCCTCCACCCCGGTCCGGGATTCGGAGGCTCATGTTTCCCCAAGGACGTGCTTGCCATCGATAGAATCGCCGAGCAGCACGGCTACGCCTTTGAGATCGTCAGGGCTGTGATGCGCGTCAATGAGAAACAGAAAGAGCGCATGGTAGAAAAGATAATGGCGGGGCTGAACGGGGTGGCAGGGAAGCTCATTGCCGTGCTCGGTCTCACTTTCAAACCAAATACTGACGACATGCGAGAAGCGCCCTCTATTGCTATCATCAGAGCACTCCAGGAACAGGGGGCCAGGATCCGGGCCTATGATCCGGCGGGCATGCAAGAAGCCAGAAAGTTTCTCGACAACATAGAGTACGCCACGGATGCCTATGAGGCTGCCAGGGATGCCAATGCCCTGGTGATCATTACTGAATGGAATCAATTTCGCAACCTCCACTGGGAGAGAATGAAGGAACTCCTGACAGAGCCGGTGGTCTTCGACCTCAGAAACATCTACGAGCCCGACCGCATGGCGTCGCGTGGCTTCCGCTATTTTTGTGTTGGCCGCCAGAGTTTCACCCAGGAGAGTCCAAGGTGA
- a CDS encoding DUF370 domain-containing protein, with translation MEGKLLNIGFGNTVVADRVIAIVSPGSAPMKRLKEDAKVSKKLIDATMGRRTRAIIITDSNHVILSGVQAETIAQRYMADTLSKDGDSKTK, from the coding sequence ATGGAAGGAAAACTTCTCAACATCGGGTTTGGCAATACCGTGGTGGCAGATCGTGTGATTGCGATCGTTTCACCGGGTTCCGCACCTATGAAGAGGTTGAAAGAGGACGCTAAGGTGTCGAAGAAACTCATTGACGCTACTATGGGCAGACGGACACGGGCCATCATTATTACAGACAGCAACCATGTGATTCTTTCCGGGGTCCAGGCTGAAACCATTGCCCAGCGGTACATGGCTGATACTCTGAGCAAAGATGGAGACAGCAAGACGAAGTAG
- a CDS encoding DUF4416 family protein, which produces MSVPQQAKPAKLFVSVIARQAEDIARVVLDLADRYGPIDFVSEILPFDLTDYYEAEMGRPLLRRFASYGTLIGQDDLVQIKEQTNMMETRSSRQGRRTVNIDPGYLVAERLVLASGKNYTHRIYLGRGIYADLTLIFQRQQYRALPWTYPDYAQQKIRDWLWTIRQRYLFQLRQGEKMVSPRD; this is translated from the coding sequence GTGAGTGTCCCGCAGCAGGCAAAACCGGCAAAGCTTTTTGTCAGTGTGATTGCGAGGCAGGCCGAGGATATTGCCAGGGTTGTTCTGGATCTGGCCGACCGTTATGGTCCCATAGATTTTGTAAGTGAGATATTGCCCTTTGACCTTACCGACTATTATGAGGCAGAAATGGGCCGCCCCTTGCTGCGAAGGTTTGCCAGCTACGGCACCCTTATCGGTCAGGATGACCTGGTGCAGATCAAAGAACAAACCAACATGATGGAGACCAGGAGCAGCAGACAGGGGCGACGCACCGTGAATATAGATCCAGGATATCTGGTGGCCGAGAGACTGGTGCTCGCCTCAGGCAAGAACTACACTCACAGGATCTACCTTGGGCGGGGGATTTATGCGGACCTGACTCTGATTTTTCAACGTCAACAATACCGCGCCCTGCCCTGGACTTATCCTGATTATGCTCAACAAAAAATTCGCGACTGGCTCTGGACCATCCGACAACGCTATCTATTCCAGTTGCGCCAGGGGGAAAAGATGGTCAGCCCGAGAGATTGA
- the gmk gene encoding guanylate kinase, with protein MKSAGQLFVLSGPSGVGKSTLRQGVLSRLASLEYSVSHTTREPRPGEKQGVDYHFVTPEVFRAMVADEAFVEWARVHQHYYGTSRAELDKRLQSCQDVILEIDVQGARQIKAHYPTACFIFVLPPDAGSLKARLQRRRTEDAASLETRLTQAAVEIAEAPWYDYLLVNDTLEEATDMLAAIIVAERCRTKKVASRVLALYRTLGPQKNAADDPSSPP; from the coding sequence ATGAAATCTGCCGGACAACTCTTTGTTCTCTCAGGACCTTCAGGTGTGGGCAAATCGACTCTCAGGCAGGGGGTTCTGAGCAGATTAGCGAGTCTGGAATACTCTGTTTCCCATACTACCAGAGAACCTCGACCAGGGGAAAAACAGGGTGTGGACTATCATTTCGTCACACCGGAAGTCTTTCGTGCCATGGTGGCTGATGAGGCTTTTGTGGAATGGGCACGAGTACACCAGCACTATTATGGGACCTCGCGGGCAGAACTGGACAAGCGGCTCCAGAGTTGCCAGGATGTAATTCTGGAAATTGATGTTCAGGGCGCCAGGCAAATCAAGGCTCATTATCCCACAGCTTGCTTCATTTTTGTTCTCCCTCCAGACGCGGGCAGCCTGAAAGCGCGATTGCAGCGGCGGCGTACAGAAGACGCTGCCTCCCTCGAGACGAGGTTGACCCAGGCAGCCGTGGAAATTGCCGAGGCGCCCTGGTACGATTATTTGCTGGTCAACGACACCCTCGAAGAGGCCACGGACATGCTGGCAGCCATCATTGTTGCTGAACGCTGCCGCACCAAAAAGGTTGCCTCCCGTGTGCTGGCACTGTATCGAACCCTTGGGCCCCAGAAAAACGCCGCGGATGACCCTTCTTCTCCCCCATGA
- a CDS encoding YicC family protein, translating to MLYSMTAFGRGQAEDEGYSFTVELRTLNHRFCDIQIRLPRKYAFLEDDIRKKVSRRFSRGRIELTVLADETLEKVQHLTVDLALARTYKRLATRLKEELDLEGELRTETLLGFRDIFVFQENEQVQTDAWQILEKALEMAIEACLQMRFEEGRNIELDFRRRLDHLNRLVEEMRLRAPEVIVENKNRLQERVQQLLEDTEVDEARLMQEVVFFAEKADITEELVRLQSHLQQFHELLEGSGVRGRELEFLLQEMLREINTIGAKASDVLIGRKVIKAKTELERLREQVQNVE from the coding sequence TTGCTTTACAGCATGACGGCCTTTGGCAGAGGACAGGCAGAAGACGAGGGATATAGTTTTACAGTAGAATTGCGTACCCTGAATCATCGATTTTGTGATATTCAGATAAGGCTGCCCCGCAAATATGCCTTCCTCGAGGATGACATCAGAAAGAAGGTGAGCCGCCGCTTCTCCCGGGGGCGTATAGAGCTTACGGTGCTCGCTGACGAGACTCTCGAGAAGGTGCAACATCTTACGGTAGATCTGGCTCTGGCCAGAACTTACAAAAGGCTGGCAACCCGTCTCAAGGAGGAACTCGACCTGGAAGGTGAGCTCAGGACAGAGACGCTTCTCGGCTTCAGAGATATCTTTGTGTTCCAGGAAAACGAGCAAGTGCAGACAGACGCCTGGCAGATCCTGGAAAAGGCGCTGGAGATGGCTATTGAAGCATGCCTGCAAATGCGCTTCGAGGAGGGCAGGAATATCGAGCTCGACTTTCGCCGGCGCCTGGACCATCTGAACCGGCTGGTTGAAGAAATGCGCTTGCGAGCACCAGAAGTGATTGTTGAGAACAAGAATCGTCTGCAGGAAAGGGTGCAGCAACTCCTCGAGGATACGGAGGTGGACGAGGCCAGGCTTATGCAAGAGGTGGTCTTCTTTGCCGAGAAAGCCGATATCACTGAAGAGCTGGTGCGCTTGCAAAGCCACCTGCAGCAGTTCCACGAACTACTGGAGGGCAGCGGCGTCCGCGGCAGAGAATTGGAGTTTCTCCTGCAGGAAATGCTGCGGGAGATCAACACTATCGGTGCCAAAGCAAGTGATGTGCTGATAGGCCGCAAGGTGATCAAGGCCAAGACCGAGCTGGAAAGGCTGCGAGAACAGGTACAGAACGTGGAATAA
- the rlmB gene encoding 23S rRNA (guanosine(2251)-2'-O)-methyltransferase RlmB, producing the protein MLYGIHPVREALRVRGHRFKEIWVSRSSVSGPVKELLEEAIGLGIKIRSCEREQLENKAGKVRHQGILAFLAPYTYATLEDILTAARQQDPAFILLLDGIQDPQNLGALIRSAHLCGVHGVIIPKHRAGGLTAGVHKASAGALEHVPVARVTNLAATIGVLKQQAIWVVGLAMEGEQLLFEVDFTQPTALVIGSEAAGIRPLVKRSCDLLAAIPQLGELNSFSASAAGAMAMYEVMRQRFKFSGQREQCPPAPE; encoded by the coding sequence ATGCTATATGGCATACATCCTGTGCGTGAGGCTCTTCGAGTGCGGGGCCATCGGTTTAAAGAAATCTGGGTCAGCCGTTCTTCAGTCAGTGGTCCGGTAAAAGAATTGCTCGAAGAGGCCATTGGTCTCGGTATCAAGATACGTTCCTGTGAGCGAGAACAGCTGGAGAACAAGGCGGGCAAGGTGAGGCACCAGGGCATCCTGGCATTCCTCGCTCCATATACCTATGCCACCTTGGAGGATATACTGACTGCAGCCCGGCAGCAGGATCCTGCCTTCATTCTCCTGCTGGACGGCATTCAGGATCCACAGAATCTGGGTGCCCTCATCCGCTCGGCCCATCTTTGCGGTGTTCACGGCGTTATAATTCCCAAACACCGGGCAGGGGGGTTGACTGCTGGCGTGCACAAAGCCTCGGCTGGAGCGCTCGAACATGTGCCTGTGGCCAGGGTAACAAATTTGGCGGCAACTATAGGTGTCCTGAAACAGCAGGCCATCTGGGTGGTGGGCCTGGCCATGGAAGGGGAGCAGCTGCTCTTCGAGGTGGATTTCACTCAGCCAACCGCCCTGGTGATTGGCAGCGAAGCCGCGGGGATTCGCCCCCTGGTAAAAAGAAGTTGTGACCTGCTGGCAGCCATTCCTCAGCTGGGGGAGTTGAACTCTTTCAGCGCCTCGGCGGCCGGAGCCATGGCCATGTATGAGGTGATGCGCCAGCGCTTCAAGTTCTCCGGCCAAAGAGAGCAGTGCCCACCCGCACCAGAGTAG
- the rfaE1 gene encoding D-glycero-beta-D-manno-heptose-7-phosphate kinase produces the protein MNPRMTVVLSPAQLCEGLERFEDCAILVVGDVIMDEFLWGRVNRISPEAPVPVVNVVRESLMLGGAANVVHNIAALGGKALLCGVIGQDRMGREVRRLLGELGLPTHGLLADPERPTTIKTRVVAHSQQVVRVDREDCRPLAEHNTLKMLETIGAEINTCQAVIIADYGKGVVTQQLMDGILEMAREADIMVGVDPKERNFDLYRHVTFITPNNDEAATMAGIAVHDDDSLAQAGRRLLEELHCRLVLITRGQAGMTLFEGNGNVTHVPTEAKKVFDVSGAGDTVISTFTLGLAAGFSPEQSAVLANFAAGIVVAEVGTATVSAAQLKRVLRNSRQS, from the coding sequence ATGAATCCGAGAATGACTGTGGTTTTGTCTCCAGCGCAACTCTGTGAGGGCCTCGAGCGGTTTGAGGATTGTGCCATTCTGGTGGTCGGCGATGTGATAATGGACGAATTCCTCTGGGGCCGGGTCAATCGGATCTCCCCTGAGGCTCCAGTGCCTGTGGTGAATGTAGTGCGGGAATCCCTCATGCTGGGAGGAGCCGCCAATGTGGTGCACAACATTGCCGCCCTCGGGGGCAAGGCTCTGCTCTGCGGGGTCATAGGCCAGGATCGTATGGGCAGAGAAGTAAGGCGGCTGCTGGGCGAGCTGGGCCTGCCAACTCATGGCCTGCTGGCCGATCCTGAGCGGCCCACCACCATCAAGACCAGGGTGGTGGCCCACTCGCAGCAGGTAGTGCGCGTGGACCGGGAAGATTGCCGTCCATTGGCCGAGCACAATACCCTCAAAATGCTAGAAACAATCGGCGCTGAAATCAACACTTGCCAGGCGGTAATAATTGCAGACTATGGCAAGGGGGTTGTCACCCAGCAGCTCATGGACGGCATCCTGGAAATGGCCAGAGAAGCTGACATCATGGTGGGGGTGGACCCCAAAGAGCGAAACTTTGATTTGTATCGGCACGTCACCTTCATAACGCCGAATAATGACGAAGCAGCCACCATGGCTGGCATAGCAGTACATGATGACGACAGCCTGGCCCAGGCCGGCAGGAGGCTCCTGGAAGAGCTTCATTGCCGCCTGGTTCTCATCACCAGGGGTCAGGCCGGTATGACCCTCTTCGAGGGCAATGGCAATGTCACTCATGTGCCCACCGAGGCAAAAAAAGTTTTTGATGTGTCCGGCGCGGGCGATACGGTAATCAGCACCTTTACCCTAGGTCTGGCTGCTGGCTTCAGTCCTGAACAGTCTGCAGTGCTGGCAAATTTTGCTGCCGGCATTGTTGTGGCTGAGGTAGGAACCGCCACGGTAAGTGCTGCTCAATTGAAGAGGGTTCTGAGGAACAGCAGGCAGAGCTAG